The nucleotide window GAGAGATCATTACGGGCGGCAACATCATCATCCCCATGGACATTAAAACGCTGGCCACGATCATGTCGATCACAAGAAATGGCACGAAGATGAGAAAACCGATTTGAAAAGCCGTTTGCAATTCGCTGATCGCAAAAGCAGGAATCAAAGCAGAAAGCGGGATATCATCAATCGTCTCCGGAGCCTCTGCTTCTGCGTAATTCAAAAATAGCGCCAGGTCTCTTTCCCGAGTATGGTCTGCCATAAATTCTCTTAAGGGAGAAGCGGCTGCTTCAAAAGCTTCTTCTTGATCCATTTCTCCCTCGAGAAATGGCGTCAGCGCCTCTTCATTCATTTCAGATACAACCGGTGACATAATAAAAAAGGTCAGAAATAATGCCAGGCCGATCAACACCTGATTCGGTGGCATCTGTTGGGTAGCGAGCCCCATCCGCACGAAGGCGAGCACGACGACAATTCTCGTGAAACAAGTCATCAAAATGAGGATTCCCGGCGCAAGGGAAAGCACGGTAATAAGGACAATCAGGCGCAGTGCCGTAGACACACCCTCTGGATCATCACCAAAAAACTCACCGATGGGCACGCCCGGTATGATGGATGATATCATCATTTTCTCCCCTCTACCCGGTTCAATCCGCTTTCTTTTTGACGCTTCACATCACGCATGTGCACATCCATTTGTGAATAAATGGAATGCTCATCATTCTCCTCCAGCTTATCCCCTTTCAGAAGTGCCCGCCCTTTGCTTGTGAAATCCGTCGTCTGCTGATCTTCTGCCAAAGCGATCAGCGCTTTTGCTTCCGCTTCATCCTCGATTTCCCGAAGCAATTGAATCGATTGCCCGACACCGACAACAAGGAGCCGATCGCCTACGCGAATGAGTTGCACCGATTTTTGTTGCCCAAGGCCGATGCCGCCCAAATTTTGCATCGTGCTCGTCGCTTGAAAGCGATTTGTCCGATTGGCCAACAATTTTAATAAAAAAAACATGACGAGAATGACGGCGCCGAGGGCTAACCCGAGTTGAAACAAAACACCCCATAAGCTTTGCTCGCCACTTTCTTCGGCTTCTTCTCTTTCTTCATTACCCTCGCCCACGCCTTCATTATTTTCCAAGGCATCCCTTACGGAGTTATCCGCAAAAGCCTCTTGGGGAAGACCGAGCGTGAAAAATGCGAATATGCATATTGCCAACCAGGTTTTTCCTATTTTCATTGAAACCTCTCCTGTCTAACCGAGGGTTTTCTGAACCGCACCAAGCACCCGGTCAGCTTGAAAAGGTTTCACAACAAAATCTTTGGCTCCTGCTTGAATCGCATCGATCACCATCGCTTGTTGCCCCATCGCGGAACACATAATGACTTTTGCCTGTGGATCAAGTGCCAAGATTTCTTTTAACGCCTGGATGCCGTCCATCTCCGGCATGGTAATGTCCATCGTTACAAACGCGGGCTTCAATTCCTTGTATTTTTCCACTGCTTCTTTTCCATTTTCCGCTTCGCCGCAAATTACGAACTGGTTCTTTTCCAATATGTCCTTAATCATCATCCGCATGAACGAAGCATCATCTACGATAAGCACGTTGCTTGCCATTGTCCTTCTCTCCTTTAGTCGTTTCTGCGGGCTGCCTCCCGGCTTCAACTGATAGCTGCAAGTTGTTCAGCAATCCCTAATACTACAGCGAAACTTATAAACATTCTTCCTGAAAAGCCTGCAACATCCCCAATCTCATGGCTGTCTTCGGCTATAATAAAGACGTCTAGTGACTTTCTTTAGCCAATCTTTCGCTGTAGTACTAACTAGCACTTTTATGGACACGGGATCCAATAATCTTAATTCAAAATATCCAGTTGCTCTTCTTCCTTTGTTGAACAATTTTCGTGCCTTCTGTGGTCTTGTTGGCATTAAAGGTTCTTCTCTTTGATTAGTGACGTAGACGCTCAAAGTTACGTCCTCCCTTTTAGAGTTAGGTGCTCTTCGCCAATGTTGTAAGTGCTTTTGACATGTGTAACACCGTTCCTACCCATCAGAACTTTTAATCACACACGACAGGGCAAGGAGCTAGAGCAGGCACTCCGGTCATGACACAAACAACGTAGCCAATGAAGACTTAGGCTAGTCAAATAAGGGCTTTTGCAAGCCCGCAACTTTCGTCGTGGGTTATTGACTTCTTAAGTGCTGCAATCGTTGTTCACGGCTGGCGATGTCTGTCACACGCACCCCAAAATTTTCATCGATGACAACGACTTCGCCTTTTGCCACCAAACGCTGATTGACGAGAATATCTACCGGCTCCCCTGCAAGTTTGTCCAACTCAATGATCGACCCTTGTGTAAATTGAAGAATATCCTTGATCGAACGGCTCGTTCTTCCCAATTCGACGGTCACATCCAAAGGGATGTCCATTAACAGATTGAGATTTTGAGCTTCGGAGGCCTGTAACCCCACATCATCGAAGTCATGAAAAGCCGCTGGTTGCACGCTTCTTCTGGACGTTTCGTCATGCACGTTTGATGCTGCCTGCTCCCCTTCTACATTTACGCTTCTTTCACTTGATTTTTCATTTATTGCGAATGGAGGATTTTCTTCGGTGCTAATTTTCTCTTCTTTTTCTCCATTCTGTGAATGAAGCAATTGGGCAGTCATCTCCTTTGCAAAAGCCACGGTGACTAACTGCATAATGGAAGAATCGATCATGTCTCCCACTCGTAACCGAAAGGAGATTTTGATCAATGTCGCTTCGTCGGACATTTCCTCTGTACCGGAACCTTCCATCGTATCAAGCATGTCGATGCTGGGAGGAGAAATGTTCACACGAAGACCAAAGATCGTTGACATCGATGTCGAAGAGCTTCCCATCATTTGATTCATTGCTTCCTGAACGGCGCTGATGTGCATGTCGGTAAGCTCAGGTGCCGGGTTTAAACCGTCTCCGCCCAACATTAGATCGGCAATGATTTTTGCATCATCTTGCTTAATGACGAGAAGATTCGTCCCTCTAAATCCTTGCGTATAGTTGACGTGAACAGCCACATGCGGGACGGGAAACTCTTCATGCAAAAGATCAAATTCAATCGCCTGTACGATAGGCGTCGTAATCGATACCTTTTGGTTGATCAACTCGGACAACGCGGTAGCAGCACTCCCGAAAGAAATATTTCCGATCTCACCAAGGGTATCTTGTTCCACATCGGTTAAATAATGATTCGCATCCAAGACTGCTTTCGTTGGAGACGGCGGGTAGCCGTCTGCTTGCAAGTCGTTAATTTTCGTTTCTTCTGCCCCATCGCCTTCAAAACCTTCGAGCAAACGATTGATTTCCTCTTGGGATAATTTCTCATCTCCATGATCGTTCATTATTGATCGGCCTCCTTGAAGTCCTCGGTCACTTGCACGGCAAGCCGTTGGTTCTTTTTCCCTGCCTGCACGTAAAATTTCGGCTCGCTGCCTACATAGGCAATCAGTGCATCATTAACGCCTTGATCAAGTTCAATGACATCTCCCTTGCTTAAATAAAGGAGCTCCTCCACACTAATCGTTGAATGGCCAAGCACCGTTTGCAACGGCAATTGTGCCTGCCGAACCGATGTCTCTATTTTTTCTTCTTCCTGTTCATCCCGCGTTTTTTTCGTCGTTTGCATCCAGTAATGCCCCGACAATTTGGGTAAAATTTCTTCAAGTACAACGTAAGGCAAACATACGTTAATCATTCCGGCTGTTTCCCCAACCATTGCCGAAAGGGATACGACAACGACGGTTTCATTCGGCGAAACCATTTGCATAAATTGGGGGTTTACTTCCAAATCAACCATCTTCGGTTCAATTTCAACGAGCGATTGCCATGCCTGTTGAAAACTATCCATTAAATAAGTCGACATTTGCGAAAGAATACGCGTTTCGATTTCAGTCAAATTTTCGATCTTATTATAATCGGCCCCCACTCCTCCTAAAATGCGGTCAAGCATGGCGTAGCCGATCTGGGGATTCATCTCGATTAACAACCGCCCTTCCAACGGGGGGGCTTCAAAAGCGTGAAGCAAGGTCATTTTCGGAATCGAACTTATGAATTCTTCATAAGGCAACTGCTCAACGGAGGCGACGGACATTTGCACAAAGGTCCGTAACCTGGAAGACAGGGTTGTCGTAAACAGGCGGGCAAAGTTTTCATGCATGCGCGTCAGTGTTCGCATTTGATCTTTTGAAAAACGGAGGGCCCGTTTAAAATCATATGTTGTTATTTTTTTTTCATCGATCTCCTTGCGCAATTCCTCCGCATCCTTTTCCCCCGTGGACAGCGCTGACAACAAGTCATCGATTTCGCCTTGCGAGAGTACGTCTGCCATAACTACCAACTCCGGTTTATCAATGTTTCTTCTTCGTTCCAATACACTTTTTCGCGCATGCCTGGGAGCCAAGGGCGGCCGTTATCGTATGATCCGGCTTGTCGTATACACGTTCTCCACTTCTCCGGTATCAAGCAAGTCATTAATATCTTCCTGCAATCCGGCTTCCAACGTTTGCAATCCATCCGAACTGCCGAGTTCATCCGCGTCCATCTCCGCCAATCGATAAATAATCGCATTTTGTATTTGAAAGTCCCGTTTCTCCAGTTCTTCTCTCGTATCGTTGGAATCAGCCTGGATTCGAAAAGAGGCACGTACGTAATGGTCACCCGCCAAATTCGTGGTCAATTCTTCTGTGTCCCAAGAACGATCGATGACTTCATCGATCCCGGAGTCTTCATTTTCCGCCGCTGATCCGCTTCCCGTTTGACCGGCAAGAAAAAACGCCGCCGTTATGCTGACGAGCAATAACCCAATGACAATGCTAAACGTAATGACCAGCTTTTTCATCGAGACGCCCCCTCTCTGCCTCATGGCCAAAATCTTTTATCGATTCTTTTGCCGAATTACTATGTAGCCGCGGCGAGCTTGCACCTTAAAAACCTCAGAGAGGGAGATGAACCCCTCTGATAGAAAGTTTTCTTATTTCATATTCATAATTTCTT belongs to Salicibibacter cibi and includes:
- the fliM gene encoding flagellar motor switch protein FliM — translated: MADVLSQGEIDDLLSALSTGEKDAEELRKEIDEKKITTYDFKRALRFSKDQMRTLTRMHENFARLFTTTLSSRLRTFVQMSVASVEQLPYEEFISSIPKMTLLHAFEAPPLEGRLLIEMNPQIGYAMLDRILGGVGADYNKIENLTEIETRILSQMSTYLMDSFQQAWQSLVEIEPKMVDLEVNPQFMQMVSPNETVVVVSLSAMVGETAGMINVCLPYVVLEEILPKLSGHYWMQTTKKTRDEQEEEKIETSVRQAQLPLQTVLGHSTISVEELLYLSKGDVIELDQGVNDALIAYVGSEPKFYVQAGKKNQRLAVQVTEDFKEADQ
- a CDS encoding flagellar biosynthetic protein FliO, which codes for MKIGKTWLAICIFAFFTLGLPQEAFADNSVRDALENNEGVGEGNEEREEAEESGEQSLWGVLFQLGLALGAVILVMFFLLKLLANRTNRFQATSTMQNLGGIGLGQQKSVQLIRVGDRLLVVGVGQSIQLLREIEDEAEAKALIALAEDQQTTDFTSKGRALLKGDKLEENDEHSIYSQMDVHMRDVKRQKESGLNRVEGRK
- the fliP gene encoding flagellar type III secretion system pore protein FliP (The bacterial flagellar biogenesis protein FliP forms a type III secretion system (T3SS)-type pore required for flagellar assembly.), translated to MISSIIPGVPIGEFFGDDPEGVSTALRLIVLITVLSLAPGILILMTCFTRIVVVLAFVRMGLATQQMPPNQVLIGLALFLTFFIMSPVVSEMNEEALTPFLEGEMDQEEAFEAAASPLREFMADHTRERDLALFLNYAEAEAPETIDDIPLSALIPAFAISELQTAFQIGFLIFVPFLVIDMIVASVLMSMGMMMLPPVMISLPFKVLLFVLVDGWHLVVESLLISF
- the fliY gene encoding flagellar motor switch phosphatase FliY, with the protein product MNDHGDEKLSQEEINRLLEGFEGDGAEETKINDLQADGYPPSPTKAVLDANHYLTDVEQDTLGEIGNISFGSAATALSELINQKVSITTPIVQAIEFDLLHEEFPVPHVAVHVNYTQGFRGTNLLVIKQDDAKIIADLMLGGDGLNPAPELTDMHISAVQEAMNQMMGSSSTSMSTIFGLRVNISPPSIDMLDTMEGSGTEEMSDEATLIKISFRLRVGDMIDSSIMQLVTVAFAKEMTAQLLHSQNGEKEEKISTEENPPFAINEKSSERSVNVEGEQAASNVHDETSRRSVQPAAFHDFDDVGLQASEAQNLNLLMDIPLDVTVELGRTSRSIKDILQFTQGSIIELDKLAGEPVDILVNQRLVAKGEVVVIDENFGVRVTDIASREQRLQHLRSQ
- a CDS encoding response regulator, which produces MASNVLIVDDASFMRMMIKDILEKNQFVICGEAENGKEAVEKYKELKPAFVTMDITMPEMDGIQALKEILALDPQAKVIMCSAMGQQAMVIDAIQAGAKDFVVKPFQADRVLGAVQKTLG
- the fliL gene encoding flagellar basal body-associated protein FliL, which gives rise to MKKLVITFSIVIGLLLVSITAAFFLAGQTGSGSAAENEDSGIDEVIDRSWDTEELTTNLAGDHYVRASFRIQADSNDTREELEKRDFQIQNAIIYRLAEMDADELGSSDGLQTLEAGLQEDINDLLDTGEVENVYTTSRIIR